From Polaribacter butkevichii, a single genomic window includes:
- a CDS encoding trans-sulfuration enzyme family protein, with protein MKESNKFGINTTCVHVGEVKDEQFKGAVSPIYTATSYAFDGVDVKRYPRYFNTPNQEMLHKKIAALEKTEDALIFGSGMAAISAALFAFLKKGDHVVIQQVIYGGTYNFIVSEFDKFGIEYSFTESDKVEDFKPLIKANTKVLYIETPSNPLLGITDMKAIAALAKENGILTMIDNTFASPINQNPIDFGIDIMLHSATKYMGGHSDISAGAIAATTEHIEKIWKTAINFGGNLSDQTVWLLERSLKTLNLRVKEQTKNAQKMAEFLENNADIDRVYYPGLKSHPQYELAKKQMKGFGAMMSFELSEGIDAMKFQNYLQLIKPSMSLAGLESTTVSPVQTTHALLSEEERLARGIKDGLIRFSVGIEEAEDLIKDILQAIKKAKS; from the coding sequence ATGAAAGAATCAAATAAATTTGGAATAAACACTACTTGTGTACATGTTGGCGAAGTTAAGGATGAGCAATTTAAAGGAGCTGTTTCGCCTATTTATACTGCTACTTCTTATGCTTTTGATGGGGTTGATGTAAAACGTTATCCACGTTATTTTAACACACCAAATCAAGAAATGTTGCACAAAAAGATTGCTGCTTTAGAAAAAACAGAAGATGCTTTAATTTTTGGTTCTGGAATGGCAGCTATATCCGCAGCATTATTTGCCTTTTTAAAAAAAGGAGATCATGTGGTGATTCAGCAAGTAATTTATGGAGGTACTTATAATTTTATCGTTTCAGAATTTGATAAATTTGGAATAGAATATTCTTTTACAGAATCTGATAAAGTAGAAGACTTTAAACCATTGATTAAGGCAAACACCAAAGTTTTATATATAGAGACGCCTTCTAATCCGTTATTAGGTATTACAGATATGAAAGCAATTGCTGCTTTGGCAAAAGAAAACGGTATTTTAACAATGATAGATAATACGTTTGCATCACCTATTAATCAAAATCCTATAGATTTTGGAATTGATATTATGTTGCATTCTGCTACTAAATATATGGGTGGTCATTCTGATATTTCTGCCGGTGCCATTGCAGCAACCACAGAACATATTGAGAAAATTTGGAAAACAGCTATCAATTTTGGTGGTAATTTAAGTGATCAAACGGTTTGGTTGTTAGAAAGAAGTTTAAAAACACTGAATTTACGTGTAAAAGAGCAAACTAAAAATGCACAAAAAATGGCTGAGTTTTTAGAAAATAACGCAGATATTGATAGGGTTTATTATCCAGGATTAAAAAGTCATCCGCAATATGAATTGGCAAAAAAACAAATGAAAGGTTTTGGAGCAATGATGTCTTTTGAGTTATCAGAAGGAATTGATGCTATGAAATTTCAAAATTATTTACAATTGATAAAACCTTCTATGAGTTTAGCTGGTTTAGAAAGTACAACTGTAAGTCCGGTACAAACAACACACGCTTTATTAAGTGAAGAAGAACGTTTGGCAAGAGGAATTAAAGATGGTTTAATTCGTTTTTCTGTAGGTATAGAAGAAGCAGAAGATTTAATTAAAGATATTTTACAAGCAATAAAAAAAGCAAAGAGTTAA
- the pckA gene encoding phosphoenolpyruvate carboxykinase (ATP) produces the protein MATNRNMETYGLKNVTVNWNLPTEELQKITIEKGMGRETKNGTLAVNTGKFTGRSPQDRFIVKDDYTADKVWWGKTNKPVSQENFDKLKKNVTDYLSNKEIYAKDGYVCADPTYRTNIRTVAEYPWSISFVYNMFLRPSDEELANFDEDWLVLCAPGYICDDPKAYGIRQGNFSIINFTDKIALIGGSGYTGEIKKGIFSALNLILPVEKDVLPMHCSANVGEDGDTAIFFGLSGTGKTTLSADPSRKLIGDDEHGWTKENNIFNFEGGCYAKVIDLSEEKEPDIFRAIKPGALLENVVFKEDGEVDYMDGSITQNTRVSYPIYNIDNIAVPSYANNPKNIFFLTADAFGVLPPVSKLTPGQAAYHFISGYTAKVAGTEAGITEPVPSFSACFGEPFMPLHPTKYAEMLSTKMTEAGVNVWLINTGWSGGPYGTGSRIKLKYTRAMIGEILKGSLDNIEFEQHPIFGLFMPKYCPNVPTEMLNPMNTWVNKSAYISKAIHLAHFFHLNFEKFANEASEHIIEGGPLIDEHHQLDHM, from the coding sequence ATGGCAACCAACAGAAACATGGAAACTTACGGATTAAAAAACGTAACAGTAAATTGGAACTTACCTACTGAAGAACTTCAAAAAATTACTATTGAAAAAGGTATGGGTAGAGAAACCAAAAATGGAACTTTAGCTGTAAACACTGGTAAATTTACAGGTAGATCTCCTCAAGATAGATTTATAGTAAAAGATGATTATACAGCAGACAAAGTTTGGTGGGGAAAAACCAACAAACCTGTTTCTCAAGAAAATTTCGATAAATTAAAAAAGAACGTTACAGATTATTTATCTAATAAAGAAATATACGCTAAAGATGGTTATGTATGTGCAGACCCAACTTACAGAACAAATATTAGAACCGTAGCAGAATACCCATGGTCTATTTCTTTTGTTTACAATATGTTCTTAAGACCTTCTGACGAAGAGTTAGCTAACTTTGATGAAGACTGGTTAGTATTATGTGCTCCTGGTTATATTTGTGATGACCCAAAAGCATACGGAATCCGTCAAGGAAATTTCTCTATCATTAACTTTACAGATAAAATTGCTTTAATTGGTGGTTCTGGTTATACAGGAGAAATTAAAAAAGGTATATTTTCTGCATTAAATTTAATTTTACCAGTAGAAAAAGATGTTTTACCAATGCACTGTTCTGCAAATGTTGGTGAAGATGGAGATACAGCAATTTTCTTCGGATTATCTGGAACAGGAAAAACAACTTTATCTGCAGACCCTTCAAGAAAATTAATTGGTGATGATGAACATGGTTGGACTAAAGAAAACAATATCTTTAATTTTGAAGGTGGTTGTTATGCTAAAGTTATCGACTTATCAGAAGAAAAAGAACCAGATATTTTTAGAGCTATTAAGCCAGGTGCTTTATTAGAAAATGTAGTATTTAAAGAAGATGGAGAAGTAGATTACATGGATGGTTCTATTACACAAAACACACGTGTAAGTTACCCAATTTATAACATCGATAATATTGCAGTACCATCATACGCAAACAACCCTAAAAACATTTTCTTTTTAACTGCAGATGCTTTTGGTGTTTTGCCTCCAGTTTCTAAATTAACTCCTGGACAAGCTGCATACCACTTTATCTCTGGTTATACTGCAAAAGTAGCAGGAACAGAAGCAGGAATTACAGAGCCTGTACCATCTTTCTCTGCTTGTTTTGGTGAACCTTTTATGCCATTACACCCAACAAAATATGCTGAAATGTTAAGTACAAAAATGACTGAAGCAGGTGTAAATGTTTGGTTGATTAACACAGGTTGGTCTGGAGGTCCTTACGGAACTGGTTCTCGTATAAAATTAAAATATACAAGAGCAATGATTGGAGAAATCTTAAAAGGAAGTTTAGATAATATCGAATTTGAACAACACCCTATTTTCGGATTATTTATGCCAAAATATTGTCCTAATGTTCCTACAGAAATGTTAAACCCAATGAATACTTGGGTAAACAAAAGTGCATACATTAGTAAAGCAATTCACTTAGCACATTTCTTCCACTTAAACTTCGAAAAATTTGCTAACGAAGCATCAGAACACATTATTGAAGGTGGTCCATTAATTGACGAACACCACCAATTAGATCACATGTAG
- the bshB1 gene encoding bacillithiol biosynthesis deacetylase BshB1 translates to MKLDILAFGAHPDDVELGCGATIAKEISLGKKVGIVDLTRGELGTRGSADLRDIEAANSAKILGVSVRENLRFSDGFFVNDKEHQLEVIKMIRKYQPEIVLCNAVDDRHIDHPKGSRLVSDACFLSGLLKIETTIEGELQEKWRPKLVYHYIQWKNLEPDFVIDVTGFMDLKKKSVLAYTSQFYDPTSNEPETPITSKNFTDSVDYRAKDLGRLIGVDFAEGFISERYVAVENLSKLI, encoded by the coding sequence ATGAAACTAGATATTTTGGCTTTTGGAGCCCATCCAGATGATGTGGAATTGGGTTGTGGAGCAACAATTGCAAAGGAAATTTCTTTGGGAAAAAAGGTAGGAATCGTAGATCTTACAAGAGGAGAATTGGGGACTAGAGGATCTGCTGATTTACGAGATATTGAAGCCGCTAATTCTGCTAAAATTTTAGGGGTTTCTGTGCGTGAAAACCTTCGTTTTTCTGATGGTTTTTTTGTAAACGATAAAGAACATCAATTAGAAGTTATTAAAATGATACGAAAGTACCAACCAGAAATTGTGTTGTGTAATGCTGTTGATGATCGTCATATAGATCATCCAAAAGGAAGCCGTTTGGTTTCTGATGCGTGTTTTTTAAGTGGGTTGTTAAAGATTGAAACAACAATAGAAGGGGAGTTGCAAGAAAAGTGGCGACCAAAGTTGGTATATCATTATATACAATGGAAAAATTTAGAACCAGATTTTGTAATTGATGTTACCGGTTTTATGGATCTTAAAAAGAAATCTGTATTAGCATACACTTCTCAGTTCTATGATCCAACCAGTAATGAGCCAGAAACACCTATTACGAGTAAGAATTTTACAGACAGTGTAGATTATAGAGCAAAAGATTTAGGAAGACTGATTGGAGTAGATTTTGCAGAAGGCTTTATTTCAGAACGTTACGTTGCTGTTGAAAATTTAAGTAAATTAATTTGA
- a CDS encoding LytR/AlgR family response regulator transcription factor, whose product MKELTAILVDDMPVALDMLANDITNNHTEIKIIGKATSVVEAAKLLRKQQPDILFLDIMLGDGTGFDILEIFPDLKSKIIFVTASDAFAIKAFKFAAIDYILKPYSDEDLAISIEKAQNQIQPDKQQLNVLQEAVTSPNNKPSKISLHTSEKIIVVNIEDIIHCKSDNNYTTFFFKDKSKILVSKTLKHYADMLKEVGFLRVHQSHLVNTTYIKEFIKSDGGYLVLTDASNIPVSVRKRNEVLEVLNCF is encoded by the coding sequence ATGAAAGAATTAACCGCTATTTTAGTTGATGACATGCCAGTAGCTTTAGACATGTTGGCAAATGATATTACTAATAACCATACAGAAATTAAAATTATAGGAAAAGCAACCTCTGTTGTAGAAGCTGCTAAATTGCTACGCAAACAACAACCAGATATCTTATTTTTAGATATTATGCTAGGCGATGGAACTGGATTTGATATTCTAGAGATTTTTCCTGATCTAAAATCCAAAATCATCTTTGTAACCGCAAGTGACGCTTTTGCCATAAAAGCCTTTAAGTTTGCCGCAATCGATTATATATTAAAACCCTATTCCGACGAAGATTTAGCTATTTCTATAGAAAAAGCACAAAATCAAATTCAGCCAGACAAACAACAGCTAAATGTTTTACAAGAAGCAGTAACATCTCCAAATAATAAACCGAGTAAAATTTCTTTACATACTTCAGAAAAAATAATTGTAGTAAATATTGAAGATATCATTCACTGTAAATCTGACAACAACTACACTACCTTCTTTTTTAAAGATAAATCTAAAATATTAGTTTCTAAAACACTGAAACACTATGCAGATATGTTAAAAGAAGTTGGTTTTTTAAGAGTACACCAAAGCCACTTAGTAAACACCACTTATATTAAGGAGTTTATAAAATCTGACGGTGGATACCTTGTACTTACCGACGCTTCTAACATACCTGTATCTGTTAGAAAAAGAAACGAGGTTTTAGAAGTTTTAAATTGTTTTTAA
- a CDS encoding metallophosphoesterase, with protein sequence MERRKFIKNTLLTGIGATAIGGLYSWQVEPFWLEFVNVKMPIKNLPKNLIGKTLMQISDIHVGNKFDYNYIIDSFKKARLYNPDFVVYTGDFVSYETPEQFDQLEKVFKYAVNGKLGTAGVLGNHDYGVNWLEPDVADRISNILDKKNITILRNQEVSFSGLNILGIDDYWSSNFNPVKIMNKYDAKKANVVLCHNPDVCDLNVWNNYKGWILSGHTHGGQVKPPFLNPPILPVKNKRYAAGEFDLYDGRTLYINRALGNLYQVRLNVRPEITLFELVEEV encoded by the coding sequence ATGGAAAGACGAAAATTTATAAAAAACACTTTACTTACAGGAATAGGAGCCACTGCTATTGGAGGTCTTTACTCTTGGCAGGTAGAACCTTTTTGGTTAGAATTTGTAAACGTAAAAATGCCTATTAAAAACCTACCTAAAAACCTAATTGGCAAAACATTAATGCAAATTAGTGACATTCATGTGGGGAATAAGTTTGATTATAATTACATTATCGATTCTTTTAAAAAAGCACGTCTTTACAACCCCGATTTTGTTGTGTACACAGGAGATTTTGTTTCTTATGAAACTCCAGAACAGTTTGATCAATTAGAAAAAGTTTTTAAATATGCGGTAAACGGTAAGTTAGGAACTGCAGGCGTGTTAGGCAATCATGATTACGGTGTTAATTGGTTAGAACCAGATGTTGCCGATAGAATTTCTAACATTTTAGATAAAAAAAACATTACCATTTTAAGAAACCAAGAAGTTAGTTTTAGTGGGCTAAATATACTAGGTATTGATGATTATTGGAGTTCTAATTTTAACCCCGTAAAAATAATGAACAAATACGATGCTAAAAAAGCTAACGTAGTATTATGCCACAACCCTGATGTTTGCGATTTAAATGTTTGGAATAATTATAAAGGTTGGATTTTATCTGGACATACACATGGCGGACAAGTAAAACCTCCGTTTTTAAACCCTCCTATTCTTCCTGTAAAAAACAAAAGATACGCTGCCGGAGAATTTGATTTGTATGATGGTAGAACTTTATATATTAATAGAGCACTTGGTAATTTGTACCAAGTACGATTAAATGTGAGACCAGAAATTACATTATTTGAACTCGTTGAAGAAGTATAA